One genomic window of Arvicanthis niloticus isolate mArvNil1 chromosome 24, mArvNil1.pat.X, whole genome shotgun sequence includes the following:
- the Trip6 gene encoding thyroid receptor-interacting protein 6, whose product MSGPTWLPPKQPEPSRVPQGRALPRGALGPPTAHGATLQPHPRVNFCPLPPEQCYQPPGVPEDRGPTWVGSHGAPQRLQGLPPDRGVIRPGSLDAEIDSLTSMLADLDGGRSHAPRRPDRQAFEAPPPHAYRGGSLKPSGGAVPTPMLPASPYGGPTPASYATASTPAGPAFPVQVKVAQPVRGCGLPRRGASQASGPLPGPHFPLTGRGEVWGAGYRSHREPGPGVKEGTAGVHNPAGLGRGGGHEPQGPLSQPPEEELERLTKKLVHDMSHPPSGEYFGRCGGCGEDVVGDGAGVVALDRVFHIGCFVCSTCRAQLRGQHFYAVERRAYCEGCYVATLEKCSTCSEPILDRILRAMGKAYHPGCFTCVVCHRGLDGIPFTVDATSQIHCIEDFHRKFAPRCSVCGGAIMPEPGQEETVRIVALDRSFHIGCYKCEECGLLLSSEGECQGCYPLDGHILCKACSAWRIQELSATVTTDC is encoded by the exons ATGTCGGGGCCCACCTGGCTTCCCCCGAAGCAGCCAGAGCCCTCCAGAGTCCCTCAGGGGAGAGCGCTGCCCAGAGGCGCCCTGGGGCCGCCAACAGCCCATGGAGCAA CGCTCCAGCCTCACCCCAGGGTCAACTTTTGCCCCCTCCCACCTGAACAGTGTTATCAGCCTCCGGGGGTACCGGAAGATCGGGGGCCTACTTGGGTGGGATCCCATGGAGCACCCCAGCGCCTGCAG GGGCTCCCTCCAGACAGGGGAGTCATCCGCCCTGGAAGTCTGGATGCTGAGATAGATTCGCTTACCAGCATGTTGGCTGATCTGGACGGGGGTCGCAGTCATGCACCTAGGCGACCAGACAGACAG GCTTTTGAggctcccccaccccatgcttaCCGTGGAGGCTCCCTGAAGCCCAGTGGAGGTGCTGTTCCAACCCCGATGctcccagcatccccctatgGTGGACCTACCCCAGCCTCCTATGCTACCGCGAGCACTCCAGCTGGTCCTGCTTTCCCTGTACAAGTGAAGGTGGCTCAGCCTGTGAGGGGCTGTGGGCTGCCCAGGCGGGGGGCCTCTCAGGCCTCTGGGCCTCTTCCAGGCCCCCACTTTCCTCTGACAGGTCGTGGTGAAGTCTGGGGAGCTGGCTATAGGAGCCACCGAGAGCCAGGACCGGGGGTTAAGGAAGGAACTGCTGGAGTCCATAACCCTGCAGGACTAGGAAGAGGAGGTGGGCATGAGCCTCAG GGCCCCTTAAGCCAACCACcagaagaggagctggagagactgaCCAAGAAATTGGTGCATGACATGAGCCACCCTCCCAGTGGGGAGTACTTTG GTCGGTGTGGTGGCTGTGGTGAAGATGTGGTTGGCGATGGAGCTGGGGTTGTGGCTCTGGACCGTGTCTTCCATATTGGTTGCTTTGTGTGCTCTACCTGTCGGGCCCAGCTCCGGGGCCAGCACTTCTATGCCGTGGAGAGGCGGGCATATTGTGAAGGCTGCTATGTG GCCACCCTGGAGAAATGTTCCACATGCTCTGAACCCATCCTGGACCGGATCCTGAGGGCTATGGGGAAGGCTTACCACCCCGGCTGCTTCACCTGTGTGGTGTGCCACCGTGGCCTCGATGGCATCCCTTTCACAGTGGACGCCACCAGCCAGATCCATTGCATTGAAGATTTCCACAG GAAATTTGCCCCACGATGTTCAGTGTGTGGTGGGGCCATCATGCCAGAACCAGGTCAGGAGGAGACTGTGAGAATCGTTGCTCTGGATCGAAGTTTCCACATTGGCTGTTACAAGTGTGAG GAGTGTGGGCTGCTGCTGTCCTCTGAGGGAGAGTGTCAAGGCTGCTACCCGCTGGATGGGCACATCTTGTGCAAGGCTTGTAGTGCCTGGCGCATCCAAGAGCTCTCAGCCACTGTCACCACCGACTGTTGA